The stretch of DNA ACAGAGGAATCGCCAGTCTTTGTtgtgtttcaaaattatttgaaattataGTTTTAGATTTCATTTCTCACGCCTGCAGAAGTTATATTTCCGAACAACAACATGGTTTCATTTCCAAACGGTCTACTTCAACAAATTTGGTATTATACACATCATTCATCACCCGCTCTCTACAATCACATTTGTAAATTGACGCTGTGTATACGGATTTCTCGGCCACGTTTGACAAAATTAATCATGCTATCGCAGTAGTCAAACGTCAACGTCAGGGATTTCACGGCTCTTTTTTAAGCTGGTTacattcgtcccgcccatttacttgattaattctcgagtaatgcagaaatttgtgttttatttgtatggcagccacccctaagagaggggggaggggtatctaaccaccatagaaccattgcaccctaaagtttccatatgcctaatttggtttaatttgcttgattaattctcgggtaatgcaaaaatttgtgtttcatttgtacggcagccccctctaagagagggggaaggagtatcttaacaccatagaaacatttattgcatcctaaaacctccacatgccaaatttggtttcatttgcttgattaattctcgagtaatgcagaaatttgtgtttcatttgtatggcagcccccccctttgagtgggggaaggactgtctaaccatcatagaaacatttattgcaccctaaaactttcacatgccaactttggtttcgtttgcttggttaatttccgagtaatgcagaaatttgtgtttcatttgtatggcagcctaaggggggaggggtctcaaaatatcacgaaaaccttccccggccccaaaaattcctacataccaattttcatgtcgatcggttcagtagtttccgagtctataagaatcagacagacagacagacatcactccatttttatatatatagatagatagatagatagatagaagatatattAGATTTATCATTAGGGCATTAATGTTCAGGCCTGTTGGTAATTGTAATAAAACgaaaacaatttcgatccgttattcctgctgtatgtgtgattttccaaatctgataaatgtagtttgtagcttacataatgcttaaACAAAtgattaattgatttttttttcctattataAAGGCTTCAAACTACAATGTTTATTCATGATGATTTTGTTCCTCGGTGAACATTTAgaatcataatgaaaaataaaattattccaacTTGTCCCGTAGAGtagggtaagttgaaacgcgaactatcataattttaatgtgcggttttgcttctcgaactatctacaactgatttatgaaacactaaattaAAGGAATTACATAGAAACAATTGGAGAAAGGGGGTTTTGGAATACGTGAGTTGTGGGGGAGTAGTCTGATATACACAAAATGGACACTACATATCAAGAATTAATATgcgaaacaataacatcaagaatacGTTTTCATACCAGAGTAGAGCCACTCAAAACGGCCACTAATgaggtttatgggatcattcaaatattcatatattaCGTAACACACTTAGGAAGGCAGGAGGGGATGCCTTGTGGAAACTTGTTCAAGAATCAATTTAAATAAATCCAAACATTTTCATGCAAATgaccatttgttacatgttGTGTTACGTTACGTAAAATTTGAAAGACCTCTAGTTGTAATATTAACAAATTTGACTTGTCTCATGTCCGTGTATTCAAAAACTACTACTAAAACTACTAAaaggttatttctaaaatttcgcagcattctaaaataataggCGATTAACAAGcgatttgaacaaaataacagcgtagttctacgtcaacaatgtggtcgtgacttggacacaatctcctataattttttgtatggtatcgaaaattactcacccatataaaatagcgtgttgtgttcagaatcaaatttgtgcattatgttgatataaacccgtttttctgtttgtttgttctatttcacaaaattgaacttggAGACagagtgaactaaaattttgtttcgaattcctcccaaactgcacgctatttactaataataataatagcgaGGACCTTCATTGCATACTTAATTGCTGTCTAAgatcgttggtttgagttcacggtgggtagacaataaccgtcaattaatggtgtaactactttttgcaCAAGAAATGATGTTTTCGATTcgctttatatggacgttaaaataagattgtgtacgccgGTAACGATATAGTGTGTAgtatggattgaagtcaggttggtttaagaggcagatttgtattcattggtcacatcaattagaataaccatttgctagaatagttcatcagttatcctcgctctcaacgctcttcaattcaaattatgttgacggcgaatgccgaagcagtcctagtcgaagcgaaactACAGAGATGAGAGTCGATCTTCGAGTCCTTCGAGGACTACTATGGAAGGAACACGTGATTATACGGATTCAGCATTTTAACATATTGATCCGTTTTACTTGTGAGGACGATACCAAACACTAGTAGAAGGGTTATCCAacttttgaagatattcaaaagAGTATTCCGGTGGCTATCTTTAAGCCTTGATCTTATTGCTCTTAGAACGTTCAGTTGATCCGTAATCTTACTCTTAACCATTTTTGCATTGAGCAGAAATTCAGGTATTAACGATTAATACTCCGAGGAGTTTAGCACTATTCTTTCAGGAGATGGCCTTGTAATCCATGAAGATAGGGTCTTCTTGTATGTCGCAACTAGCACGTCGTTTTATCGAGAGAAggctggattttttttctagagATTGCAGACCGTACTTCTTCTGCCCAACCTTCATACCGTCAGGGATGAAATCAATAATCGAGTTCAACGCTACCAATAAGAGAGTGACCGATAGAATTccaccttgaggaactccgttTTCGTTTCCAACTGCTACTTTATCGGTTAGAAAACTGGCAAGCTATATCATCATTCTACCCGCAAAACTTCAGTTCGCAAGCGTTGCCAAAATATGGCGCCGTCGCATCTGGTCGGAAGCTTAGTAATGTCCAAGAGAGTACAGGTGCTAACATGTGAGGGTTTGAAATGTTTATGGAGGCATACTTCGCGTGGGTAGCTTTCGAGGtagcactatttttttttgcaaaggaTGCAAGTTCACGTATGAATAATAATCTTCATAGATGAACTGATGAACTTGCAGGGAAACCGAATCCTTCCAATTGGATTGTAATCAATTCGCCAAAATTAGTGCGATCTGTGCGATTGTTGTTTCAATGCAAATGAAAGGATAACACGTAACGATGGCACACACGCTTTGATATTACACATCCTGTTATCCACGGTCATGTTTTTAATGTCtttctccttttattttataaatgcttCAAACTAAAAAGTCCATTTGTTTCTAGGTTTCTGATACGTGTCCCGATTCATTGATTTAATTTTGATTCTGTTACAAGATTTGCGTATTGTTTTAAAACGTAGAAAATGTTCAATAAGAAAAGAAGAAGGTAGAACAAAGCATAATTATTATTTTACAACAATGGCTTCAAGTAGAGGCATAGTTCATCAAATGTATGAGCCattcaaaaaattaagaatcTTCATAACTGGCGACGAGTCTTGCGTTTAGATTCCATCTGCAAAGAGAATACCCATCACAAATGCAGCCTTTTCTCTACTCAAGTTTCTACTACCAAATTCGGTGAAAAATCGACAAACTACTTAGCGATAAGCGTCTTTTACTCACCGAACGTTTCCTCTCTTGGCAAACGTGTTTCAGTGGCGCTTCGTAGAACTTCTTCCTGCAGTACTGACAAACAGTTGGCGTCTTATGGATCCTCTTATGCGTTTCAAGTTGCTCCTGGGCGCGGAACGATTTCTGGCACACATCGCACACCAGTAGATTAGCGATGTTGAACGCCGTGGGAAGAACTTCGATACTGAGCTGCGCGCAACGCTGCTCTTTTGACGATGGATGCTTTCTTTTCCTTATCCGCTTGTCGGTGGTCACTCGATCCGTCGTTTTAGTGATCGTCTTGACGCCAGAAAACGACGATTGTTTTCTCAGCTCAAGTATGACATCCACACAGCTTTGGTTGTGTGTCATAAGCGAATTCGACGAGAAGAAAACTTTGAAACAGACCGGACATTGAACCGAATCGGTTTTGCCGAGAAACTCTGTCGTTTCGGACTTGTTATCCACGACAATCTCTTGGGAATCATCTGAACTGTCGATAATCTCGATCGGACCCGCTGAAAGAGTCGGAAGTTTATCGCACTTCGAAGTGTTCTGCATAAGGCGATTGGTAGTCTCAGTGCGCTTCTTGAAGGGAGTGATTCCTATCCCCGATCCGGTCGGTGGACATTGTGGAATCGTACGAAAACGTGGGTGACGGCTGGTCGGTCTATCAGCGAGACATGTATCTAAAAATATGGTGCGATTGTAAGATCCTACGTAAATCCGAGATAGATTACATGAAGAAGTTTTGATTCTTTGGTAATTAACTTAGTGCTTTCTGGTGTTACAATCTAAACACGATTTCAGGCATTTTGAGTTGAATTAttcttcatcaaaaaaaaaagcaacgaaattttatattcaaatagtATCTATTCAAAATCATGTAAGACGATATTCCCAGTTAACAACGGTTTCAATGATCTCACCCATCGAAACCAAATGTGCAGACTCACCTTTGTCCGCAGTGCTTGGACAACTGGTACCGGGAGTAGCTTTCCCCTCTCCGGAAGCACCGCCCTGCGGCTGCTCAGCTATACCTTCGTTGAAGATCACATCGCACTGGGCGAGAGATTTAAGTTGCTGCTTTCTGGACTGTTTACCACTTGATGTGGTAGTGGCTGAAAGCGTCGGTATAACCATCGGTGTGGAACTAATAACCTTGAACTCCTGCTGGAGAGCCTCTCCATCTGATGAGTTCATCGACATTCTGCCGGTTCCCTCCCCATTGGAGGAAGCAATCGTTCGCTTAGGAGCTTTGATGATGATAGTTTTCGGTTTCCCAACAGCATTCGACGCCTCGATCTGACTGCCAGGCATAGTTGGTTTCGTCAGCTCCGTGTACACCGCGCTATTGATATCGTGTGATTTTATCGGTACGGAGTTCTGGCGATAAACGAGTTGGGTTTGTTTGCCCGTTGGGATCGGTCCGCAAAATCTCGCCCGGTACTGTCTTCCCTGGCTGTCTACCAAATCAACGTTGTTTCCGCCTCGGAAGTGAAGATTCATCGGACACGTGGAACTTGAATCACCGATCTTCGTCAACTCCTGCATGAGACGACTTTTGGGCGTTGTAGAGGGGAATAAAGCTTCCATTTCCGCTACCAATTCCCTCTCATATTGAGCCATAGTGAGACGAGGCTTCACAGGACCCTTACCGTGACGTTTGCCTCGCGTTGCCATGGCATCATCCAGTTGAAATATATCGTTCAGCATCTGTGGTGGAATTCCGTTCTCGGATTGATACAAATCCTTCGTGAAAGTATCTCCAAATGAGTCCGTATTGCCGGTGGGGTGTCGAGGAACATTCTGGTTAAATTCGGCTCCTGCATGCGTCATGATCCGATTTTTCTCCATCGTGGTGGCAATGGGAAAGGAGGAAACGAGGAAGTGCTCTACTTGCAGACCAGCTTCAGAAAAAGCCTCCGCGCCTACCAACGGAAGGACATCTTCCGTCGATGTGTTACCGAGAATCGGAAGCAACGGCAGCGAATGATGATAATTTTGATTGTCGTAATTCATCTCCaactggatgaaaaaaaaaattctcctaGGCAACGCTGGTTATAAACGAAGCAAAGAATAGACGATTGGTGAAATCAGAACAAAATTATGCACCGTGCGTTTTATTTGACATTACcatgactagtgatccccgataatcgttcgattaatcgattaatcgaatacttcctatagaaatc from Toxorhynchites rutilus septentrionalis strain SRP chromosome 3, ASM2978413v1, whole genome shotgun sequence encodes:
- the LOC129778293 gene encoding uncharacterized protein LOC129778293 isoform X1 codes for the protein MNYDNQNYHHSLPLLPILGNTSTEDVLPLVGAEAFSEAGLQVEHFLVSSFPIATTMEKNRIMTHAGAEFNQNVPRHPTGNTDSFGDTFTKDLYQSENGIPPQMLNDIFQLDDAMATRGKRHGKGPVKPRLTMAQYERELVAEMEALFPSTTPKSRLMQELTKIGDSSSTCPMNLHFRGGNNVDLVDSQGRQYRARFCGPIPTGKQTQLVYRQNSVPIKSHDINSAVYTELTKPTMPGSQIEASNAVGKPKTIIIKAPKRTIASSNGEGTGRMSMNSSDGEALQQEFKVISSTPMVIPTLSATTTSSGKQSRKQQLKSLAQCDVIFNEGIAEQPQGGASGEGKATPGTSCPSTADKDTCLADRPTSRHPRFRTIPQCPPTGSGIGITPFKKRTETTNRLMQNTSKCDKLPTLSAGPIEIIDSSDDSQEIVVDNKSETTEFLGKTDSVQCPVCFKVFFSSNSLMTHNQSCVDVILELRKQSSFSGVKTITKTTDRVTTDKRIRKRKHPSSKEQRCAQLSIEVLPTAFNIANLLVCDVCQKSFRAQEQLETHKRIHKTPTVCQYCRKKFYEAPLKHVCQERKRSMESKRKTRRQL
- the LOC129778293 gene encoding uncharacterized protein LOC129778293 isoform X2, with translation MNYDNQNYHHSLPLLPILGNTSTEDVLPLVGAEAFSEAGLQVEHFLVSSFPIATTMEKNRIMTHAGAEFNQNVPRHPTGNTDSFGDTFTKDLYQSENGIPPQMLNDIFQLDDAMATRGKRHGKGPVKPRLTMAQYERELVAEMEALFPSTTPKSRLMQELTKIGDSSSTCPMNLHFRGGNNVDLVDSQGRQYRARFCGPIPTGKQTQLVYRQNSVPIKSHDINSAVYTELTKPTMPGSQIEASNAVGKPKTIIIKAPKRTIASSNGEGTGRMSMNSSDGEALQQEFKVISSTPMVIPTLSATTTSSGKQSRKQQLKSLAQCDVIFNEGIAEQPQGGASGEGKATPGTSCPSTADKDTCLADRPTSRHPRFRTIPQCPPTGSGIGITPFKKRTETTNRLMQNTSKCDKLPTLSAGPIEIIDSSDDSQEIVVDNKSETTEFLGKTDSVQCPVCFKVFFSSNSLMTHNQSCVDVILELRKQSSFSGVKTITKTTDRVTTDKRIRKRKHPSSKEQRCAQLSIEVLPTAFNIANLLVCDVCQKSFRAQEQLETHKRIHKTPTVCQYCRKKFYEAPLKHVCQERKRSMM